In uncultured Ilyobacter sp., a genomic segment contains:
- the pflA gene encoding pyruvate formate-lyase-activating protein translates to MGKVLGKLHSYESCGTVDGPGLRYVVFTQGCPLRCKYCHNPDTWHMPDASYEEDANYIVKEISKYKPFFRNGGGMTLSGGEPFMQAEFAKELFRLCKENDINTAVDTSGIYLNDTVKEALEYVDLVLLDIKCIDPEIYKDLTKVELEPTLKFAKYLSDIKKPVWIRHVLVPGITDREDLLEKLGDFIASLENVEKMEILPYHSLGEYKWEELGYEYELKGVEPPTKESVEKAKEIFRKKGVPIR, encoded by the coding sequence ATGGGTAAAGTATTGGGAAAGTTACACTCATACGAAAGCTGTGGTACAGTTGATGGACCGGGTCTGAGATATGTAGTTTTTACACAGGGATGTCCTTTGAGATGCAAATACTGCCATAACCCGGATACTTGGCATATGCCAGATGCTAGCTATGAAGAGGATGCCAACTATATAGTGAAAGAGATATCCAAGTACAAGCCTTTTTTTAGAAATGGCGGAGGAATGACTCTTTCAGGGGGAGAACCTTTTATGCAGGCTGAGTTTGCAAAGGAGTTATTCAGGCTGTGTAAAGAAAACGACATCAATACGGCAGTTGATACCAGCGGAATATATCTAAATGATACAGTTAAAGAAGCATTGGAATATGTGGATCTGGTACTCTTGGACATAAAGTGTATAGATCCTGAAATATATAAAGATCTCACAAAGGTGGAACTAGAGCCGACACTTAAATTTGCAAAATATCTGTCTGATATAAAAAAACCTGTATGGATAAGGCATGTCCTTGTACCTGGGATCACTGACAGAGAGGATTTGCTAGAAAAGCTGGGCGACTTTATAGCTAGCCTAGAGAATGTAGAGAAAATGGAGATACTGCCTTACCACAGCCTAGGCGAATATAAGTGGGAGGAGTTAGGGTATGAATATGAACTTAAGGGTGTAGAGCCTCCTACAAAAGAGTCTGTGGAAAAAGCTAAGGAGATATTCAGAAAAAAAGGTGTACCGATAAGATAG
- a CDS encoding SulP family inorganic anion transporter — translation MSSFLKEKLSIKDDVLAGLTVAFALVPEVVAFAFVAGIDPIVGLNSAVIIGLCTAIFGGRPGMISGAAGSIAVVFTALVALHGVEYLFATVVVMGIVQILVGVFKFGKFARMIPHSVMLGFVNGLAVVIFLAQLSQFKVDGVWMSGIQLYAVLGLVILTMGIIHFLPKLTKAVPASLVAIGVTTGLSMWSNKMGIHIPNVLEFSKGGIAGGLPRFHIPEVPLSFETLKIVLPFAVTAAMVGLIESLLTMSLIDDLTDTRGQANRESIGQGIGNFINGLMGGTGGCAMIGQSMINLTSGGRGRISGVSTALALLSFVLFGSKIIGIIPLAALVGVMFMVVIETFAWESLKYRKRIPKKDFLIIVIVAIITIEHDLALAVIVGIIISALIFAWEKGKRISAETKVSESGTKTYILEGPLFFGSAANFKELFDVQNDPKVVAIDFGKSKVTDHSAIEAINNITDKYRQAGKKLKLKHLSSDCYELLKNAEEIIEINIVEDPKYFVADNELA, via the coding sequence ATGAGTAGTTTTTTAAAAGAAAAATTGAGTATCAAAGATGATGTCTTGGCTGGACTTACTGTGGCTTTTGCCCTTGTTCCAGAAGTGGTTGCCTTTGCTTTTGTAGCGGGGATAGATCCTATAGTGGGACTAAATTCGGCAGTTATAATCGGGCTTTGTACGGCTATTTTTGGAGGAAGACCTGGGATGATTTCCGGGGCGGCAGGAAGTATCGCAGTAGTATTCACTGCATTGGTGGCTCTTCACGGTGTAGAGTATTTATTTGCAACAGTTGTGGTTATGGGAATAGTCCAGATATTGGTAGGAGTATTTAAGTTTGGAAAATTTGCCAGAATGATACCACATTCTGTTATGCTTGGATTTGTAAATGGTCTGGCAGTGGTAATATTTTTGGCTCAACTAAGTCAATTTAAGGTAGACGGCGTGTGGATGTCTGGAATTCAGCTATATGCAGTTTTAGGGTTGGTTATACTTACAATGGGGATAATCCATTTTCTTCCAAAGCTGACAAAGGCTGTACCTGCCTCACTAGTGGCAATAGGAGTCACAACTGGACTTTCTATGTGGAGCAACAAGATGGGAATTCATATACCGAATGTTCTTGAATTCTCAAAGGGTGGTATAGCCGGAGGATTGCCTAGGTTTCATATTCCGGAAGTGCCTTTAAGTTTTGAAACTTTAAAAATTGTACTTCCTTTTGCAGTGACTGCGGCAATGGTAGGACTTATCGAGTCACTTCTCACCATGTCTCTTATTGATGACCTCACAGACACTAGAGGACAGGCCAACAGAGAGAGTATCGGACAGGGGATAGGAAACTTCATAAACGGACTGATGGGTGGAACAGGTGGTTGTGCTATGATAGGACAGTCTATGATCAACCTAACAAGTGGAGGAAGAGGAAGAATTTCCGGAGTATCTACAGCCCTTGCTTTATTGTCATTTGTGTTATTTGGTTCAAAGATTATAGGAATAATACCACTTGCAGCTTTGGTCGGTGTAATGTTTATGGTTGTTATTGAGACATTTGCATGGGAAAGTCTGAAATATAGGAAGAGAATACCTAAAAAAGATTTTCTTATTATAGTTATTGTTGCAATAATAACTATAGAACACGATCTGGCTCTCGCAGTAATAGTTGGGATAATAATATCTGCCCTTATCTTTGCATGGGAAAAAGGGAAAAGAATCTCGGCAGAAACAAAGGTCAGTGAAAGCGGGACTAAGACATATATTTTGGAAGGACCTCTGTTTTTTGGATCTGCAGCAAACTTTAAAGAGTTGTTTGATGTACAAAATGATCCTAAAGTTGTGGCAATTGACTTTGGTAAATCAAAGGTTACAGACCACTCGGCTATAGAGGCGATCAATAATATAACAGACAAGTACAGACAGGCTGGGAAAAAGCTGAAGCTTAAACATCTTAGCAGTGACTGTTATGAACTTTTGAAAAATGCAGAAGAGATAATAGAGATAAATATAGTAGAAGATCCAAAATATTTTGTGGCAGACAACGAACTTGCCTAA
- the tsaD gene encoding tRNA (adenosine(37)-N6)-threonylcarbamoyltransferase complex transferase subunit TsaD yields MIILGIETSCDETSVSVVRDGKEILSNIISSQIEIHKEYGGVVPEIASRHHIKNIAAIMEESLSEAKVTLDDIDYIAVTYAPGLIGALLVGLSFAKGISYAHDIPIIPVHHIKGHIYSNFVENDVKLPLVALVVSGGHTNIVHIDENHKFTNLGGTLDDAVGESYDKVSRVMGLGYPGGPVIDKLAYQGDKDSIKMPEPKVGDYDFSFSGIKTSVINYVNKMKMKGETFREEDLAAAFQHKVVEILCKKTIGAAVEKKVENIVIAGGVAANSLLRKELKEKAKKAGIEVYYPSMGLCTDNAAMIAVAGYYKVTYGDEKNRFGDLRLNGIATLPIDRD; encoded by the coding sequence ATGATAATTTTGGGAATAGAAACTTCCTGCGACGAGACCTCTGTTTCGGTGGTCAGAGACGGGAAGGAGATCCTTTCAAATATAATATCTTCACAGATAGAGATACATAAAGAGTACGGCGGGGTCGTGCCAGAGATAGCATCTAGACACCATATCAAAAACATAGCTGCCATAATGGAGGAAAGTTTATCTGAGGCAAAAGTGACCTTAGATGATATAGACTATATAGCTGTAACTTATGCTCCAGGACTTATAGGGGCTCTCTTAGTGGGCTTGTCATTTGCAAAGGGAATATCCTATGCTCATGATATCCCTATAATACCTGTGCATCATATAAAGGGGCATATTTACAGCAACTTTGTAGAAAATGACGTGAAGCTACCTCTTGTTGCCCTGGTAGTATCTGGGGGACACACAAACATAGTGCATATAGATGAAAATCATAAGTTCACCAATCTTGGGGGAACTCTAGACGATGCTGTGGGAGAGAGCTATGACAAGGTATCTAGGGTAATGGGTCTAGGTTATCCAGGTGGACCTGTGATAGATAAACTAGCTTACCAGGGAGACAAGGACTCTATAAAGATGCCTGAACCTAAGGTGGGGGATTATGACTTTAGTTTTTCAGGTATAAAAACTTCTGTTATAAACTATGTGAATAAGATGAAGATGAAGGGCGAGACCTTCAGAGAGGAAGACCTGGCTGCGGCCTTTCAGCATAAGGTAGTGGAAATACTGTGCAAGAAGACCATAGGGGCGGCTGTGGAGAAAAAAGTCGAAAATATAGTAATAGCAGGAGGAGTGGCTGCTAACTCACTCCTCAGAAAAGAGCTGAAAGAGAAGGCTAAAAAAGCAGGTATAGAGGTCTATTATCCATCAATGGGGCTGTGTACAGATAATGCCGCCATGATAGCTGTGGCGGGATACTACAAGGTGACATACGGAGATGAAAAAAACAGGTTTGGAGATCTAAGACTAAACGGGATAGCCACCCTGCCTATAGACAGGGACTAG
- a CDS encoding PilN domain-containing protein — protein sequence MKKRLSIELTENSIKFILGAQGKNGISIEDMHREAIPSGQEGDIDASVEKIKEIIESKGWTKHKKILLCSMDSMEHVMIELPNVPEEEMESILRRKLENQKLVEDTDKIAYGAIGDFSPKMLQGVYVQVLSQEFLEKISSLKLHGIDFEPFAADRSMRKYANKKENSFFIDIQETHTIAAIYFKDKLSLYRKINVGRRDFVKSISEILGIEDEKADKYLREYSYVSNIKATELMEKGVAIGPQLNMACESTLAKILRKAVQYIDYFQFKHSGEVLHTVYFSGGELKTEDIRAALERELYIGNIYDYNVKSGFLESDLTEELLSDNNWNLIAGTMQSEEGIYRLKSKFKLPFKKNKNPMYIFLAIVFVMFCSIKFGYYKMQELEQKKQLKVIAEKNREISGYTEEAAKLEKKIKNIKKERDYLSKRIGKNTIFNNFLYEISQIIPGEIYFEEIKYSGETVHLEGKAISDDDYAEFHINELLSNLEDITDSVRLIKTVKIQKNNRINDFSIEVKLSGGEKNEKK from the coding sequence ATGAAGAAAAGACTATCTATAGAGCTTACTGAAAATTCAATAAAGTTTATACTAGGTGCCCAGGGAAAGAACGGGATAAGTATAGAGGATATGCACAGAGAGGCTATCCCTTCTGGTCAGGAAGGGGATATAGATGCCTCAGTGGAAAAGATAAAAGAGATAATAGAATCCAAGGGGTGGACAAAGCACAAAAAAATACTGCTTTGCAGTATGGACAGCATGGAACACGTGATGATAGAACTTCCCAATGTACCTGAAGAGGAGATGGAGTCAATCCTCAGAAGAAAGCTGGAAAACCAAAAGCTGGTGGAGGATACTGACAAGATAGCCTACGGGGCTATAGGGGATTTTAGCCCAAAAATGCTGCAAGGGGTCTATGTGCAGGTTTTATCCCAGGAGTTTCTTGAAAAAATATCTTCGCTTAAGCTTCATGGTATAGACTTCGAGCCCTTTGCTGCAGACAGGAGTATGAGAAAGTATGCCAATAAAAAAGAAAACAGCTTTTTCATAGACATACAGGAGACCCACACCATTGCTGCGATATACTTTAAGGACAAGCTGTCTCTATACAGAAAAATCAATGTGGGAAGAAGGGATTTTGTAAAAAGTATCTCTGAGATACTGGGTATAGAGGATGAAAAAGCGGATAAATACCTCAGAGAGTACAGCTATGTAAGTAATATAAAGGCAACAGAGCTAATGGAAAAAGGCGTAGCTATAGGGCCTCAGCTAAACATGGCCTGCGAATCAACCTTGGCTAAGATCTTAAGAAAGGCAGTACAGTATATAGATTATTTTCAGTTTAAACATTCTGGGGAGGTGCTGCATACAGTTTATTTCTCAGGGGGAGAGCTAAAGACCGAGGATATAAGAGCCGCCTTGGAAAGGGAGCTTTATATAGGAAATATTTATGATTATAATGTGAAATCAGGATTTTTGGAGAGTGATCTCACAGAGGAGCTTTTGAGTGACAATAACTGGAACCTTATAGCTGGAACAATGCAAAGCGAAGAGGGAATATACAGGCTTAAGAGCAAGTTTAAGCTTCCTTTTAAAAAAAATAAAAACCCTATGTATATATTTTTAGCAATAGTTTTTGTGATGTTCTGTAGTATAAAATTCGGATATTATAAGATGCAGGAATTGGAACAGAAAAAACAGCTAAAGGTAATAGCAGAAAAGAACAGAGAAATCTCTGGTTATACAGAAGAGGCAGCTAAGCTAGAGAAAAAGATAAAAAATATAAAGAAAGAAAGAGATTACCTTTCTAAAAGAATAGGTAAGAATACAATTTTTAATAATTTCTTATATGAAATATCTCAAATAATTCCAGGAGAGATATACTTTGAGGAGATAAAATATTCTGGAGAAACAGTTCATCTAGAAGGAAAGGCGATTTCAGATGATGATTATGCAGAATTTCATATAAATGAACTTTTGAGTAATCTAGAGGATATTACTGATTCTGTAAGACTTATAAAAACTGTAAAAATTCAGAAAAATAACAGAATAAATGATTTTTCTATAGAGGTCAAACTCTCTGGCGGTGAAAAAAATGAAAAAAAATGA
- the pilO gene encoding type 4a pilus biogenesis protein PilO yields MKKNEKQAVVLQLLVCLTFYILFQNIIMVNLKKKVESNKNTIIQQKQKYVEDVNKINSLEKRYREYYKMKYQRDYMKAKLVGKGEERYLTEELTELSKRNNIKLSNINLTENMGENDRKYIFKTEFETDFLTLKSFLDDIDNLEKNINLENMSISRDNFNLIVKATFSIYTTN; encoded by the coding sequence ATGAAAAAAAATGAGAAACAGGCAGTGGTGCTTCAACTGCTTGTATGCCTTACCTTTTATATACTTTTTCAAAATATAATAATGGTAAATTTGAAAAAAAAAGTTGAGAGTAACAAAAACACCATAATACAGCAGAAACAGAAGTATGTGGAAGATGTGAATAAAATAAATTCACTGGAGAAAAGATATAGAGAATATTACAAAATGAAATATCAGAGAGATTATATGAAGGCCAAGCTTGTAGGCAAGGGAGAAGAAAGATATCTTACTGAGGAGCTGACTGAGCTCAGTAAGAGAAATAATATAAAACTTTCTAATATAAATCTAACTGAAAACATGGGTGAAAATGATCGTAAGTATATATTTAAGACTGAGTTTGAAACGGACTTTCTCACTCTGAAAAGCTTTTTAGATGATATAGATAACCTGGAAAAAAATATAAACCTGGAAAATATGAGCATCTCAAGGGATAACTTTAATTTGATTGTGAAGGCAACTTTTTCTATATATACAACAAACTGA